From the Streptomyces syringium genome, one window contains:
- the npdG gene encoding NADPH-dependent F420 reductase has protein sequence MTTPDDVKKAPAKDPWDLPDVSGLVVGVLGGTGDQGRGLAYRLAKAGQKVIIGSRAADRAQTAAEELGLGIEGADNAECARRSDVVIVAVPWDGHAKTLQSLRADLVGKLVIDCVNPLGFDKQGAYALKPEEGSAAQQAAALLPESRVTAAFHHLSAVLLSDPEIAEIDTDVMVLGEKRADTDIVQALAGRIPGMRGVFAGRLRNAHQVESLVANLISVNRRYKAHAGLRVTDV, from the coding sequence ATGACTACTCCTGATGACGTGAAGAAGGCCCCCGCCAAGGACCCTTGGGACCTGCCCGACGTTTCCGGCCTCGTCGTCGGCGTGCTCGGCGGCACCGGTGACCAGGGCCGCGGCCTCGCCTACCGGCTGGCCAAGGCCGGCCAGAAGGTGATCATCGGTTCCCGCGCCGCCGACCGGGCGCAGACCGCCGCCGAGGAGCTCGGCCTGGGCATCGAGGGCGCCGACAACGCCGAGTGCGCGCGCCGCAGCGACGTCGTGATCGTCGCCGTGCCGTGGGACGGCCACGCCAAGACCCTCCAGTCGCTGCGCGCGGACCTCGTCGGGAAGCTCGTCATCGACTGCGTCAACCCGCTCGGCTTCGACAAGCAGGGCGCCTACGCCCTCAAGCCCGAGGAGGGCAGCGCCGCCCAGCAGGCCGCCGCCCTGCTGCCCGAGTCGCGCGTCACCGCCGCCTTCCACCACCTGTCCGCCGTGCTGCTCTCCGACCCGGAGATCGCGGAGATCGACACCGATGTGATGGTGCTCGGCGAGAAGCGGGCCGACACGGACATCGTCCAGGCCCTGGCCGGCCGCATCCCCGGCATGCGCGGCGTCTTCGCCGGGCGGCTGCGCAACGCCCACCAGGTGGAGTCCCTGGTCGCCAACCTGATCTCCGTGAACCGCCGCTACAAGGCGCACGCGGGCCTGCGGGTCACCGACGTCTAG
- a CDS encoding MFS transporter, whose translation MRALLPDLTPWHASPDFRRLWLAGLVTVLGSSLTFIAVPLQLKELTGSALAVGAVGAVELVPLIVFGLHGGALADAMDRRKLILWTEAGLGVLSGILLLNTLLPHPLVWPLYVVAALVSALTGLQRPALQAIVPRIVAHEQLPAAIALNSMRWQIGAIAGPSLAGVIIAFAGLPWAYVLDIVSYAVSLALTVGLAASPASHDADKPSLRGVMEGARYAWRRKELLGTYAVDMAAMFFAMPTAIYPFLADDLDAPWALGLMYAAGAVGSLVVSLTSGWVSRIHRHGRMVVLAAAGWGLAMALAGGMHNIWLVLVFLAVAGGCDMVSGLFRSAIWDQTIPDELRGRLAGIELLSYSVGPQLGQVRAGGMATLTNVRTSVWAGGLACVASVGLLALTLPKLMSYDERTDEHAMRMRAARGADVVEAA comes from the coding sequence TTGCGCGCCCTGCTGCCCGATCTGACCCCCTGGCACGCCTCCCCCGACTTCCGCCGGTTGTGGCTGGCGGGGCTGGTGACGGTCCTCGGCAGCTCCCTGACCTTCATCGCGGTACCGCTGCAGCTCAAGGAGCTGACCGGTTCGGCGCTCGCGGTCGGCGCCGTCGGCGCGGTCGAACTCGTGCCGCTGATCGTCTTCGGTCTCCACGGCGGCGCGCTCGCCGACGCCATGGACCGGCGGAAGCTGATCCTGTGGACCGAGGCCGGACTCGGTGTCCTGTCCGGCATCCTGCTGCTCAACACCCTGCTGCCGCACCCCCTCGTCTGGCCCCTGTACGTGGTGGCCGCGCTGGTCAGCGCGCTGACCGGGCTCCAGCGCCCGGCGCTGCAGGCGATCGTGCCGCGCATCGTCGCGCACGAGCAGCTGCCCGCCGCCATCGCCCTGAACTCGATGCGCTGGCAGATCGGCGCCATCGCGGGCCCGTCCCTGGCCGGCGTGATCATCGCCTTCGCCGGGCTGCCCTGGGCGTACGTCCTGGACATCGTGTCCTACGCGGTCTCGCTCGCCCTCACCGTCGGCCTCGCCGCCTCGCCCGCCTCCCACGACGCCGACAAGCCGTCGCTGCGCGGCGTCATGGAGGGCGCGCGCTACGCGTGGCGCCGCAAGGAGCTGCTCGGTACGTACGCGGTCGACATGGCGGCGATGTTCTTCGCCATGCCCACCGCGATCTACCCGTTCCTGGCCGACGACCTGGACGCCCCCTGGGCGCTGGGCCTGATGTACGCGGCCGGTGCGGTCGGTTCGCTCGTGGTGAGCCTGACCAGCGGCTGGGTGTCGCGCATCCACCGGCACGGCCGGATGGTGGTGCTGGCGGCGGCCGGCTGGGGGCTGGCGATGGCGCTGGCGGGCGGGATGCACAACATCTGGCTGGTGCTGGTGTTCCTGGCCGTGGCCGGCGGCTGCGACATGGTGAGCGGACTCTTCCGCTCGGCGATCTGGGACCAGACGATCCCGGACGAGCTGCGCGGCCGCCTCGCCGGCATCGAACTGCTCTCGTACTCGGTCGGCCCGCAGCTCGGCCAGGTCCGCGCGGGCGGCATGGCCACCCTGACGAACGTCCGCACCTCGGTGTGGGCGGGCGGTCTGGCGTGCGTCGCCTCGGTGGGGCTGCTGGCCCTGACGCTGCCGAAGCTGATGTCGTACGACGAGCGGACGGACGAGCACGCGATGCGCATGCGCGCCGCGCGCGGCGCGGATGTGGTGGAAGCGGCGTAG
- a CDS encoding MFS transporter, which translates to MRGKARQAWAPLAVPRFRVHFGARLLSWSGGAIAPIGLAFAVLGLPGEGEGGGLGLVLACGTLPQALLLFFGGVAADRWPRVRIMVAANTVSAAAQAGAALLLWSHLARLWQLALLAAVCGAASAFFMPASSGLLADIVPARTRPAANALLRLGQTVTRVGGPAVGAALVVTAGPPSVIACDALSFAGAAVLLAPLAVRGAAPAPRTAFRCQLRDGWADFRSRRWLVVMTWQSALVLPVWMAGYQLLGPVYGQRALGGAGAWGLVMSGFAAGMVGGSAVALWWRPRGVGVVACAGTAVMAVPPAAMALHTATAGLVLAAAAAGAAASLSTTVWTGLLQDVIPPDRLGRVTAYSAFGQAVTVPLGYLAASPATRVLGLRETLGLGAVLITLLAVLPLLLLPEVRLLGRPVTASGRGGAELRPPRRPRAATAVRESGA; encoded by the coding sequence GTGCGGGGGAAGGCTCGCCAGGCGTGGGCGCCGTTGGCCGTGCCGCGTTTCCGTGTGCACTTCGGGGCTCGTCTGCTGAGCTGGTCGGGCGGGGCGATCGCGCCGATCGGCCTGGCGTTCGCCGTGCTGGGGCTGCCCGGTGAGGGGGAAGGCGGCGGTCTGGGGCTGGTGCTGGCGTGCGGCACGCTTCCGCAGGCGCTGCTGTTGTTCTTCGGCGGCGTGGCGGCGGACCGGTGGCCGCGCGTCCGGATCATGGTGGCCGCGAACACCGTCTCCGCGGCCGCCCAGGCGGGTGCCGCACTGCTGCTGTGGTCACACCTCGCCCGCCTGTGGCAGCTGGCGCTGCTGGCGGCGGTGTGCGGGGCGGCCTCGGCGTTCTTCATGCCGGCGTCCTCGGGCCTCCTGGCGGACATCGTTCCGGCACGGACGCGGCCCGCGGCGAACGCGCTGCTGAGGCTGGGGCAGACCGTGACGCGGGTGGGCGGGCCGGCGGTCGGCGCGGCGCTGGTGGTGACCGCCGGGCCGCCGTCGGTCATCGCCTGCGACGCCCTGTCGTTCGCCGGCGCGGCGGTCCTGCTCGCGCCGCTGGCCGTCCGTGGTGCCGCGCCCGCGCCCCGGACGGCGTTCCGGTGTCAGTTGCGCGACGGATGGGCCGACTTCCGGTCGCGGCGCTGGCTGGTGGTCATGACGTGGCAGTCGGCTCTGGTCCTCCCGGTGTGGATGGCCGGCTACCAGCTCCTGGGGCCGGTGTACGGGCAGCGTGCCCTGGGCGGCGCCGGCGCCTGGGGCCTGGTGATGTCCGGCTTCGCCGCGGGCATGGTCGGCGGTTCCGCCGTGGCGCTGTGGTGGCGGCCGCGCGGCGTGGGGGTGGTGGCCTGCGCCGGCACCGCGGTCATGGCGGTCCCGCCGGCGGCGATGGCACTGCACACCGCAACGGCCGGTCTCGTCCTGGCCGCGGCGGCGGCCGGAGCCGCGGCGTCGCTGTCGACGACGGTGTGGACGGGGCTGTTGCAGGACGTGATCCCCCCGGACCGGCTGGGCCGGGTCACGGCGTACTCGGCTTTCGGCCAGGCGGTGACAGTGCCGCTCGGCTACCTGGCGGCGTCCCCCGCCACCCGGGTGCTCGGGCTGCGGGAGACGCTGGGCCTGGGCGCGGTACTGATCACCCTGCTGGCGGTGCTGCCGCTGCTGCTGCTGCCGGAGGTACGGCTGCTGGGCAGGCCGGTCACGGCGTCGGGTCGAGGCGGTGCGGAGCTGCGTCCGCCGCGAAGGCCGCGGGCTGCCACTGCGGTGCGAGAATCCGGCGCGTGA
- a CDS encoding sulfotransferase domain-containing protein gives MPLPPFATDPEAKIDAEGDVYVVSFPKCGRTWLRVLMAKAISEARGIPMEVCRDLTLTDYSAVDSAVPRIVYWHDDFVAWRTPAELSWNKDFYHDRKVVLLVRDIRDTAVSRYFQRTHRKKPPYDRGIGDFLSEEEGSVKTCLTFWNIWHARQDVPASFLLTSYERLTADTAGELGRVLEFCGLPPAGEETLRTAAAFADFKAMRAMELSDALGTDRLRPTIPGDPDSYKTRRGVIGGFRDYLTPEQIDYVDDVTRRILAPQWQPAAFAADAAPHRLDPTP, from the coding sequence GTGCCCCTTCCCCCCTTCGCCACCGACCCCGAGGCGAAGATCGACGCGGAAGGCGACGTCTACGTCGTCTCCTTCCCCAAGTGCGGCCGCACCTGGCTGCGGGTCCTCATGGCCAAGGCCATCTCGGAGGCGCGCGGGATCCCCATGGAGGTCTGCCGGGACCTGACGCTGACCGACTACAGCGCGGTCGACTCCGCCGTCCCGCGCATCGTCTACTGGCACGACGACTTCGTCGCCTGGCGCACCCCGGCCGAGCTGTCGTGGAACAAGGACTTCTACCACGACCGGAAAGTCGTCCTCCTGGTCCGCGACATCCGGGACACGGCTGTCTCCCGCTACTTCCAGCGGACCCACCGCAAGAAGCCCCCGTACGACCGGGGGATCGGGGACTTCCTGAGCGAGGAGGAAGGCAGCGTCAAGACCTGCCTGACCTTCTGGAACATCTGGCACGCCCGGCAGGACGTCCCCGCCTCGTTCCTGCTCACCTCCTACGAGAGGCTGACGGCGGACACCGCCGGGGAACTCGGGCGCGTCCTGGAGTTCTGCGGCCTGCCCCCGGCCGGTGAGGAGACCCTGCGCACCGCGGCCGCCTTCGCGGACTTCAAGGCCATGCGCGCCATGGAACTCTCCGACGCGCTGGGCACCGACAGGCTGCGCCCCACCATCCCCGGGGACCCCGACTCGTACAAGACCCGCCGCGGTGTCATCGGCGGATTCCGCGACTACCTCACACCCGAGCAGATCGACTACGTGGACGACGTCACGCGCCGGATTCTCGCACCGCAGTGGCAGCCCGCGGCCTTCGCGGCGGACGCAGCTCCGCACCGCCTCGACCCGACGCCGTGA
- a CDS encoding sulfotransferase family protein: MTADGTDRPRPAPPAPSHRTKPKVFGIGLSRTGTTSLTSALHTLGFDVVHYPADPATYATLLAGTARFPLLDRYDGITDITVAHCYQDLDLLWPGAKFVLTVREEESWLRSCRKHWERPVESKAHRGQGYVDLQRFLRAAVYGCHAFHPERFRRVVRRHAAEAARHFAGRDDDLLVLDIAAGQGYERLAPFLGVPVPDEPFPHRNRTAADGNPH; encoded by the coding sequence GTGACAGCCGACGGCACCGACCGGCCCCGTCCCGCGCCGCCCGCCCCCTCGCACCGCACGAAGCCGAAGGTCTTCGGCATCGGCCTCTCGCGCACCGGCACCACCTCACTCACCAGCGCCCTGCACACCCTGGGCTTCGACGTCGTCCACTACCCGGCCGACCCCGCCACCTACGCGACCCTGCTGGCCGGCACCGCCCGCTTCCCGCTGCTCGACCGGTACGACGGGATCACCGACATCACCGTCGCGCACTGCTACCAGGACCTGGACCTGCTGTGGCCGGGGGCGAAGTTCGTCCTCACCGTCCGCGAGGAGGAGAGCTGGCTGCGCTCCTGCCGGAAGCACTGGGAACGGCCCGTCGAGAGCAAAGCGCACCGAGGGCAGGGCTACGTCGACCTCCAGCGCTTCCTGCGGGCTGCGGTGTACGGCTGCCACGCCTTCCACCCCGAACGGTTCCGCCGGGTCGTCCGGCGGCACGCCGCCGAGGCGGCCCGCCACTTCGCCGGCCGGGACGACGACCTGCTGGTGCTCGACATCGCCGCCGGCCAGGGGTACGAACGGCTCGCCCCCTTTCTCGGCGTGCCGGTACCGGACGAACCCTTCCCGCACCGCAACCGGACGGCTGCCGACGGGAATCCGCACTAG
- a CDS encoding YcaO-like family protein, whose translation MSTLGHAPVRRWEPQVFTPFAESPGVVFARTAARSAEFGPAGGAGASGTDVIVGGAAGDDRTDVARRARGELLERMGNILAGRRAESAARWLGSYEDWRRRGVPALDPAALSGSTGDRAARGLWVTARSLLTGEELLVPAGAVYLRHRPPAGCAAWAGAGSTGLGAHPDRREAAGHAAREILERDLIRRSWYEPGAPAPHAAPALPADLPSPVREVLQRRGERATVLSLPAPGGTVCAVVCVHAGDCTAQSFGARCAPARHRASAVVSAAYEALMVRWSMTSPAAVRTWDRWGGRTPPRSALEHALWTFHRQDSLGHWLDRPRSPAVPSGAGPDDGPAALAAYTGEDVLLVETDTPRIRAEGVTVLRLIAPGTRPLPSGDGGTPDALPHPLG comes from the coding sequence ATGTCCACGCTCGGGCACGCCCCTGTGCGCCGCTGGGAGCCGCAGGTGTTCACGCCGTTCGCGGAGAGTCCGGGCGTCGTCTTCGCGCGGACCGCCGCGCGGTCGGCGGAGTTCGGCCCGGCGGGCGGCGCGGGCGCGAGCGGAACCGACGTCATCGTGGGCGGCGCGGCGGGGGACGACCGTACCGACGTGGCCCGGCGGGCCCGGGGCGAGCTGCTGGAGCGGATGGGCAACATCCTGGCCGGACGGCGGGCCGAGAGCGCCGCGCGGTGGCTGGGCTCCTACGAGGACTGGCGACGGCGCGGTGTGCCCGCCCTCGACCCGGCCGCGCTCTCCGGCTCCACCGGCGACCGTGCGGCGCGCGGCCTGTGGGTCACGGCCCGGTCCCTGCTCACGGGCGAGGAGCTGCTGGTCCCGGCGGGCGCGGTGTACCTCCGGCACCGGCCGCCCGCGGGCTGCGCGGCGTGGGCCGGGGCGGGCTCCACGGGTCTGGGCGCCCACCCCGACCGGAGGGAGGCCGCCGGCCACGCGGCCCGGGAGATCCTCGAACGCGACCTGATCCGCCGCAGTTGGTACGAGCCCGGTGCGCCCGCCCCGCACGCGGCGCCCGCGCTTCCGGCCGATCTCCCTTCCCCCGTGCGGGAGGTACTTCAGCGGCGGGGAGAGCGCGCCACGGTGCTGTCGCTGCCCGCACCCGGCGGGACGGTCTGCGCCGTGGTGTGCGTGCACGCCGGCGACTGCACGGCACAGAGCTTCGGCGCCCGGTGCGCTCCCGCACGCCACCGCGCGTCGGCCGTGGTGAGCGCGGCCTACGAGGCGCTGATGGTCCGGTGGAGCATGACCAGCCCCGCCGCGGTCCGTACCTGGGACCGGTGGGGCGGCCGGACTCCGCCCCGCTCGGCGCTGGAGCACGCGCTGTGGACGTTCCACCGCCAGGACAGCCTGGGCCACTGGCTGGACCGCCCGCGGTCGCCGGCGGTGCCCTCGGGGGCGGGGCCGGACGACGGTCCGGCCGCGCTCGCCGCGTACACCGGTGAGGACGTCCTGCTGGTGGAGACGGACACCCCGCGGATCCGGGCCGAGGGCGTCACGGTGCTCCGGCTGATCGCCCCCGGGACGCGGCCGCTGCCGTCGGGCGACGGCGGAACACCGGACGCACTGCCGCACCCCCTCGGCTGA
- a CDS encoding class I SAM-dependent DNA methyltransferase, whose product MTGSGPPDYTAFATRYDSWFAPSDRVTEDTAGALAGLAKSAGPGPVLELGIGTGRVALPLAARGVEVHGVDISPAMVEQLRAKPGGRDIPVTLGDFRTADARGPYALVYVVNGAFAELPTQDAQVDCFAHAARLLRPGGLFVLDAHVPEALSSGAQGAPADGQVLSTRGGETVLRFRDMDRAEQRYRSHYIVLASGAAGGVEMHRTTVSFRYAAASELDLMARLAGLRPRERWADWTGAPFTSASAFHISVYERPA is encoded by the coding sequence ATGACCGGTTCCGGCCCGCCCGACTACACCGCCTTCGCCACCCGCTACGACTCCTGGTTCGCCCCCTCCGACCGTGTCACCGAGGACACGGCCGGGGCCCTGGCCGGGCTCGCGAAGTCCGCGGGTCCGGGCCCCGTCCTGGAACTGGGCATCGGGACCGGACGGGTCGCCCTGCCCCTGGCCGCGCGAGGGGTGGAGGTGCACGGCGTCGACATCTCACCCGCGATGGTCGAGCAGTTGCGCGCCAAGCCCGGCGGGCGGGACATCCCCGTCACCCTCGGCGACTTCCGGACCGCGGACGCGAGGGGCCCCTACGCGCTCGTGTACGTCGTCAACGGCGCCTTCGCCGAACTGCCCACCCAGGACGCCCAAGTGGACTGCTTCGCGCACGCGGCCCGGCTGCTGCGGCCCGGCGGTCTGTTCGTCCTCGACGCCCATGTCCCCGAAGCCCTCTCCTCGGGCGCGCAGGGCGCGCCGGCCGACGGCCAGGTGCTGTCCACCCGCGGCGGTGAAACGGTCCTGCGTTTCCGCGACATGGACCGGGCCGAGCAGCGCTACCGCTCCCACTACATCGTCCTGGCGAGCGGGGCGGCGGGAGGTGTGGAGATGCACCGCACGACGGTGTCCTTCCGCTACGCCGCCGCGTCCGAGCTGGATCTGATGGCCCGGCTGGCGGGGCTGCGGCCGCGCGAGCGCTGGGCGGACTGGACGGGCGCCCCCTTCACCTCCGCGAGCGCCTTCCACATCTCCGTGTACGAACGTCCGGCGTGA
- a CDS encoding class I SAM-dependent methyltransferase — MTGRERAVAEDPAVYMAENRRQWESWTPRKAASARSGLDGFRRGGVRVHRVERDEVGDVSGRTLLHLQSHMGVRTLSWARLGARVTGVDFSAEGTATARSLARAIAPSARFVCANVYDLPEHLDGTFDVVYMSHGTLGWLPDLGRWAEIVARFTAPGGRFHLFEAHPTAWLFDQRADARELCARHGYFSPGEPLRWRYRRPHAAPGTDADGWEYCWGHGMGAIVTSLVAAGLAIGHLHERPFVAWPMFPFLEQRDDGWWHLPDDIPSVPLSFSLMAHKPL, encoded by the coding sequence GTGACCGGCAGGGAGCGGGCCGTGGCCGAGGACCCCGCCGTCTACATGGCGGAGAACCGGCGGCAGTGGGAGAGCTGGACCCCCCGGAAGGCCGCCTCCGCCCGCTCGGGCCTCGACGGCTTCCGGCGCGGCGGCGTGCGCGTCCACCGGGTCGAGCGCGACGAGGTGGGGGACGTGTCCGGCCGCACGCTGCTGCACCTGCAGAGTCACATGGGGGTGCGGACCCTCTCCTGGGCCCGGCTCGGCGCGCGGGTGACGGGGGTGGACTTCTCCGCCGAGGGCACCGCGACCGCGCGTTCCCTGGCCCGGGCCATCGCGCCCTCGGCCCGCTTCGTGTGCGCGAACGTCTACGACCTCCCCGAGCACCTGGACGGGACGTTCGACGTCGTCTACATGTCGCACGGCACCCTGGGGTGGCTGCCCGACCTGGGGAGGTGGGCGGAGATCGTCGCCCGGTTCACCGCCCCGGGAGGACGCTTCCACCTCTTCGAGGCGCACCCCACCGCCTGGCTCTTCGACCAGCGGGCGGACGCGCGCGAACTGTGCGCCCGGCACGGGTACTTCAGCCCCGGCGAGCCGCTGCGCTGGCGTTACCGGAGGCCGCACGCGGCCCCCGGCACCGACGCGGACGGCTGGGAGTACTGCTGGGGGCACGGCATGGGGGCCATCGTCACGTCCCTGGTGGCCGCCGGGCTCGCCATCGGCCACCTCCATGAACGGCCGTTCGTGGCCTGGCCCATGTTCCCCTTCCTGGAACAGCGGGACGACGGGTGGTGGCACCTTCCCGACGACATCCCCTCCGTGCCGCTGTCCTTCTCCCTCATGGCACACAAGCCCCTGTGA
- a CDS encoding aKG-HExxH-type peptide beta-hydroxylase has product MDVEPDRSSARDDQDALRRLLLKAATAAGLPEPAAGWTIPPHPAAVEAVHRAQRERRSAPTGGPARPSPRSPAAEPLDPVDPADHPHLARSLARALARLPDRTAADGQPVTASPGAWSAADRAVLADALGLLGTVWPRMLGELRTVVAQVALLDGMAIDGYTDFTVHGAVLINRRRLSPTRAGLPGPVRLAEALVHEGTHNRCNAAAVSEPFLTPAADERAGLLATPLRADPRPLSGLFQQTVVLARCVQLYRRIAGGQGAGGPAGQAAGERHDRLLGDLGAAVTALEAHRAQLTGHGRRLLDQSALIAAAARGGATPAAGRGHHPR; this is encoded by the coding sequence TTGGACGTCGAGCCCGACCGCTCCTCGGCCCGGGACGACCAGGACGCCCTGCGGCGCCTCCTGCTGAAGGCCGCGACGGCGGCCGGACTGCCGGAGCCTGCTGCCGGATGGACGATTCCCCCGCACCCCGCGGCCGTGGAGGCGGTGCACCGCGCACAGCGCGAGCGGCGGTCCGCCCCTACCGGCGGGCCGGCCCGGCCGTCGCCGCGGAGCCCGGCGGCGGAACCGCTCGACCCCGTGGACCCGGCGGATCACCCGCACCTCGCCCGCAGCCTGGCGCGCGCACTGGCCCGGCTGCCGGACCGCACGGCGGCGGACGGGCAGCCGGTCACCGCCTCACCGGGGGCGTGGTCCGCGGCCGACCGGGCCGTCCTGGCGGACGCGCTCGGACTGCTGGGCACCGTGTGGCCGCGGATGCTCGGTGAACTGCGGACGGTGGTCGCCCAGGTGGCGCTGCTGGACGGCATGGCGATCGACGGTTACACCGACTTCACCGTGCACGGTGCCGTTCTGATCAACCGCAGACGTCTCTCGCCGACCCGTGCCGGGCTGCCCGGTCCGGTACGGCTCGCGGAGGCCCTGGTCCACGAGGGGACGCACAACCGCTGCAACGCCGCGGCCGTGAGCGAGCCGTTCCTCACGCCCGCCGCCGACGAGCGCGCGGGCCTGCTCGCAACGCCGCTGCGGGCCGATCCGCGGCCCTTGAGCGGGCTGTTCCAGCAGACGGTGGTGCTCGCCCGCTGTGTGCAGCTGTACCGGCGGATCGCCGGAGGACAGGGGGCGGGCGGGCCCGCCGGGCAGGCCGCGGGTGAGCGGCACGACCGGCTGCTCGGTGACCTGGGCGCGGCGGTGACCGCGCTGGAGGCCCACCGGGCACAGCTCACCGGGCACGGCCGGCGGCTGCTGGACCAGAGCGCCCTGATCGCCGCGGCAGCCCGCGGCGGGGCCACGCCCGCAGCAGGTCGCGGACACCACCCGCGGTGA
- a CDS encoding phytanoyl-CoA dioxygenase family protein: protein MNERPDRTGTPGGPQPPRPAPVHTVTPAGHGIPVSLRHVLRGALVVVEGGLRRAGALEEIRCETGRAVARILPGPAAARVGDSLERLHLHADTEQITAIRTDLETRLRPLAEAVLRDVARALEPQGARLYLGGHLGIRVMPPQRSLAGGVPSGLEGFLTPRDAHVDSWFNTAVNSVNLWMAVGPVRRGNGLVFYPDAYHRRPRHDGRHTLVPGQHTGPPMDIELAAGDILFFAGDHLHASQPNTTDETRFVITKRLCLGPPRYPRHATGWVPYEDPRLLGGPLEPLAALRSRLTAGGVRDLLRAWPRRGLPRRSGRSGPAAAGRAR, encoded by the coding sequence GTGAACGAACGGCCCGACCGGACCGGCACCCCCGGCGGCCCGCAGCCACCGCGGCCCGCGCCCGTCCACACCGTGACACCGGCCGGGCACGGCATCCCCGTCTCGCTGCGGCACGTCCTTCGCGGCGCGCTGGTCGTGGTGGAGGGCGGTCTCCGGCGCGCCGGGGCCCTGGAGGAGATCCGGTGCGAGACGGGCCGCGCGGTGGCGCGGATCCTGCCCGGCCCCGCCGCCGCGCGCGTCGGGGACTCCCTGGAGAGGCTGCACCTCCACGCGGACACCGAGCAGATCACCGCGATCCGCACGGATCTGGAGACCCGGCTCCGCCCCCTCGCAGAGGCGGTCCTGCGCGATGTCGCGCGGGCCCTGGAACCGCAGGGCGCGCGCCTCTACCTCGGCGGTCACCTCGGGATCCGCGTCATGCCCCCGCAGCGGTCCCTGGCCGGGGGCGTGCCGAGCGGTCTCGAAGGGTTCCTGACACCGCGTGACGCGCACGTCGACTCGTGGTTCAACACCGCCGTCAATTCGGTCAACCTGTGGATGGCCGTCGGACCGGTCCGCAGGGGCAACGGTCTCGTCTTCTATCCCGACGCCTACCACCGCCGCCCACGGCACGACGGACGGCACACCCTCGTCCCGGGCCAGCACACCGGCCCGCCCATGGACATCGAACTGGCCGCGGGGGACATCCTGTTCTTCGCCGGGGACCACCTGCACGCCTCGCAGCCCAACACCACCGACGAGACGCGCTTCGTCATCACCAAACGCCTCTGTCTCGGCCCGCCGCGCTACCCCCGGCACGCCACCGGCTGGGTGCCCTACGAGGACCCGCGGCTGCTGGGCGGCCCGCTGGAGCCCCTGGCGGCACTGCGCTCCCGGCTCACCGCGGGTGGTGTCCGCGACCTGCTGCGGGCGTGGCCCCGCCGCGGGCTGCCGCGGCGATCAGGGCGCTCTGGTCCAGCAGCCGCCGGCCGTGCCCGGTGA
- a CDS encoding NAD-dependent epimerase/dehydratase family protein: protein MRALVTGAAGFIGSHLCAHLLAAGDTVVGVDSFTDVYDPALKERNLRTLTPRPGFTFHRADLLTADLGPLLDGADTVYHLAGQPGVRPSWGAEFPVYTARNVLATQALLETVRTRPVGKFVYASSSSVYGDAPTPTPETACPRPVSPYGITKLAGEHLCELYRTAYGLPTVSLRLFTVYGPRQRPDMAFARLLDAARGGAPFPLYGDGEQTRDFTYVLDVVTAMRDAARSRFTGVANLGGGSPVSMKQAVAAVEYLVGPVEVVSRPAGPGDARHTGADITLARRAFGFHPRTALHDGITAMAGESP, encoded by the coding sequence ATGCGGGCGCTCGTGACCGGCGCGGCCGGCTTCATCGGCTCCCACTTATGCGCCCACCTGCTCGCGGCGGGCGACACCGTCGTGGGCGTCGACTCCTTCACCGATGTCTACGACCCGGCGCTGAAGGAACGCAATCTGCGCACCCTGACCCCCCGCCCGGGGTTCACCTTCCACCGCGCCGACCTCCTCACGGCCGACCTCGGCCCGCTCCTCGACGGCGCCGACACCGTCTACCACCTCGCGGGCCAGCCGGGGGTGCGGCCCTCCTGGGGAGCGGAGTTCCCGGTCTACACCGCCCGGAACGTCCTGGCCACCCAGGCCCTCCTGGAGACCGTACGGACCCGCCCGGTCGGCAAGTTCGTCTACGCCTCCAGCTCCTCCGTCTACGGCGACGCCCCAACGCCCACCCCCGAGACCGCCTGCCCCCGGCCGGTGTCCCCCTACGGGATCACCAAGCTCGCCGGGGAGCACCTGTGCGAGCTCTACCGCACGGCCTACGGGCTGCCCACCGTCTCCCTGCGGCTCTTCACCGTCTACGGGCCCCGGCAGCGCCCCGACATGGCCTTCGCCCGCCTCCTCGACGCCGCCCGGGGCGGCGCCCCCTTCCCGCTGTACGGCGACGGTGAGCAGACCCGCGACTTCACCTACGTCCTCGACGTCGTCACCGCGATGCGGGACGCCGCCCGGTCCCGCTTCACGGGGGTGGCCAACCTCGGCGGGGGCTCGCCCGTGTCCATGAAACAGGCCGTCGCGGCCGTCGAATACCTCGTCGGCCCGGTCGAGGTCGTCTCCCGCCCCGCGGGGCCCGGCGACGCCCGGCACACGGGCGCCGACATCACGCTCGCCCGCCGGGCGTTCGGCTTCCACCCCCGCACGGCACTGCACGACGGCATCACGGCCATGGCGGGAGAGAGCCCGTGA